The following coding sequences are from one Spea bombifrons isolate aSpeBom1 chromosome 13, aSpeBom1.2.pri, whole genome shotgun sequence window:
- the ZSWIM1 gene encoding zinc finger SWIM domain-containing protein 1 produces MASQLMNSFLGIYPGSQINFNLDENSELAHANIQTLLMGKVFMHFPEVLLLVRSYNENGKALYTFVVDGPFLTTEHDMVKIVHIAITDETPEGLAQMFSVFKDFNPCWPRVCVFLVDPYFNGAEAISKAFPSAEVVLSAFHVCKYFKENICRLSLPNQTESLLLNALKNAMCSATKGNLRNMHIILHQFLKPHMLEQVKLDWLLVDRIWALHRWRNWAECLVYFHMMDYVSGEFSQIFSKEPKVEDALSSLLKCIQVQTAGRGVPNVRPCGPQDKVLLAEEDKTSTSAHISSTESEIDTEGTSVICESLNRICIPAAFDLCLKELSVAQKSLQLIGKSEDGINVQFLENLQEVSWQYQRKCTCPFYNTMKLPCRHILTVLNANQEVLTQAMLEDSWWKQTQALEFMLPVSTDTLKIMKGDNMDMPAKKTNVDLLTDQITRLLSECSDDVFQRRYSTLRELADAWIGPYEQVKL; encoded by the coding sequence ATGGCTTCACAATTAATGAACAGTTTCCTGGGAATTTACCCTGGTTCGCAGATTAACTTTAATttagatgaaaattctgagctggCCCATGCTAATATACAAACCTTATTGATGGGAAAGGTATTCATGCACTTTCCAGAAGTGCTATTGCTGGTCCGATCCTACAACGAGAATGGGAAAGCTCTTTACACCTTTGTGGTAGATGGCCCCTTTCTTACAACTGAACATGACATGGTTAAAATTGTGCATATAGCCATCACTGATGAGACGCCCGAAGGACTGGCTCAAATGTTCAGCGTCTTCAAAGACTTCAATCCCTGCTGGCCTAGGGTCTGTGTATTTCTGGTGGACCCTTATTTTAATGGAGCTGAAGCGATCTCTAAAGCATTCCCATCAGCCGAGGTTGTCCTTTCTGCTTTCCATGTATGTAAatactttaaagaaaatatctgCAGATTGTCTTTGCCCAATCAAACCGAGTCATTGCTATTAAATGCTCTGAAGAATGCAATGTGCTCAGCCACAAAGGGGAATCTAAGGAACATGCACATAATCCTGCACCAGTTTTTGAAACCACATATGTTGGAGCAGGTAAAACTAGACTGGTTACTGGTAGACCGAATTTGGGCCTTACATCGATGGAGGAATTGGGCTGAATGCCTTGTGTATTTTCATATGATGGACTATGTGAGTGGAGAATTTAGCCAGATATTCAGCAAGGAACCCAAGGTAGAGGACGCTCTGTCTTCTTTGCTTAAATGTATCCAGGTGCAAACTGCCGGGAGGGGTGTGCCTAACGTGCGCCCATGCGGCCCTCAAGATAAGGTATTATTGGCAGAGGAAGATAAAACATCCACGTCGGCTCACATTTCTTCTACAGAGTCTGAAATAGATACTGAGGGCACATCAGTAATCTGTGAATCACTGAACCGTATCTGCATACCTGCGGCTTTCGATCTCTGTTTGAAAGAGTTGTCTGTGGCACAGAAATCTTTACAATTGATTGGCAAAAGTGAGGATGGAATAAATGTCCAGTTTCTAGAGAACCTTCAGGAAGTAAGTTGGCAGTACCAAAGGAAATGTACTTGTCCCTTCTACAACACCATGAAACTGCCCTGCCGCCATATCTTGACTGTCCTCAATGCCAACCAGGAAGTTCTGACACAAGCTATGCTCGAAGATTCCTGGTGGAAGCAGACGCAAGCACTTGAATTCATGCTTCCTGTGTCCACGGACACCCTGAAAATCATGAAGGGTGACAACATGGATATGCCTGCAAAAAAGACAAATGTGGATTTGTTGACTGACCAGATCACACGGTTGCTGTCAGAGTGCAGTGATGATGTATTTCAGCGTCGCTACAGTACATTGAGGGAACTGGCAGATGCATGGATTGGTCCCTATGAACAGGTGAAATTGTAG
- the CTSA gene encoding lysosomal protective protein has translation MELVLLCCLLLGTGFVKGAPSRDEIIYLPGLAKQPSFQQYSGYLTVPGNKHLHYWFVESQKDPGSNPVVLWLNGGPGCSSLDGLLTEHGPFLIQPDGVSLEYNPYSWNKIANVLYLEAPVGVGFSYSDDKSYQTNDTEVAHLNYLALKEFFRLFPEFSQNDFFITGESYGGVYVPSLAVEVSQDPAINLKGIAVGNGLSSYEINDNSLIYFAYYHGILGSQLWTELQKSCCEGGNCQFHDNPDLNCSLRVQEAMHDVYSTGLNIYNLYEACAGGAPGEIRDYGDHITVYHHGILSPNVFKHWSRKLVSLSLVQKPVRMDPPCVNSTASSKFLNNEYVRKALNIPPEVQQWEVCSFDVYRTYGRVYQTMKDHYMKLLSAMKYRILVYNGDVDMACNFLGDQWFVDSLGQKLQVQRRPWLYNEGDQQQIGGFVKEFSNLTFLTIKGAGHMVPTDKPIASFTMFSRYIKDEPF, from the exons ATGGAGCTTGTGCTGCTCTGTTGTTTGCTCCTTGGAACCGGATTTGTGAAAGGTGCCCCCTCTAGAGATGAAATAATCTACCTGCCAGGGCTTGCTAAGCAGCCATCATTCCAGCAGTACTCCGGATACCTGACCGTGCCGGGTAACAAACATCTCCACTACTG GTTTGTGGAATCTCAGAAAGATCCTGGCTCCAACCCTGTTGTCTTGTGGCTGAATGGGGGTCCTGGATGCAGCTCACTTGATGGACTTCTTACAGAACACGGCCCCTTTCTG ATCCAACCAGATGGAGTGTCATTGGAATACAACCCCTACTCTTGGAACAAG ATTGCAAATGTCCTGTACCTTGAGGCTCCAGTTGGTGTCGGTTTCTCTTATTCAGATGATAAAAGCTATCAGACTAATGACACAGAG GTTGCTCACCTAAATTACCTGGCATTGAAGGAGTTTTTCCGCCTTTTCCCAGAATTCAGTCAGAATGACTTTTTCATAACTGGGGAGAGTTATGGAGGAGTTTATGTTCCGTCACTGGCTGTAGAGGTCTCTCAGGACCCTGCTATTAATCTGAAG GGAATCGCTGTGGGAAATGGCTTGAGTAGCTATGAAATCAATGACAATTCATTGATTTATTTCGCTTACTATCATGGTATCTTGGGAAGCCA GCTGTGGACTGAATTGCAAAAGTCATGCTGTGAAGGAGGAAACTGTCAGTTTCATGACAACCCTGATCTTAATTGTTCGTTAAGG GTGCAAGAGGCAATGCATGATGTCTACAGCACAGGTCTAAATATCTACAACCTGTATGAAGCATGTGCAGGGGGCGCTCCTGGGGAGATCAG ggACTATGGCGATCACATTACTGTGTATcatcatggcatactttctccTAATGTTTTCAAACACTGGAGCAGG aaactaGTGTCTCTGTCCCTTGTCCAGAAGCCTGTACGAATGGACCCTCCCTGTGTAAACAGCACGGCTTCTAGCAAATTCCTGAACAATGAATATGTTAGGAAGGCCCTTAACATACCTCCTGAGGTGCAGCAATGGGAGGTCTGCAG cttTGATGTTTACAGAACATATGGACGAGTGTACCAGACCATGAAAGACCATTACATGAAGCTGTTGAGTGCTATG AAATATCGTATTTTGGTATATAACGGAGATGTGGATATGGCATGCAACTTCCTTGGAGATCAGTGGTTTGTGGATTCTTTAGGACAAAAG CTGCAGGTTCAGCGTCGGCCATGGCTGTATAACGAAGGTGATCAGCAACAAATTGGTGGATTTGTAAAGGAATTTTCTAACTTGACCTTCCTTACCATCAAG GGAGCTGGACACATGGTTCCAACAGACAAACCCATTGCCTCCTTCACCATGTTCAGCCGTTACATCAAAGATGAGCCCTTCTAG
- the NEURL2 gene encoding neuralized-like protein 2, protein MLILGRCEPRFPFPKWSCPSVCSCPGQICSVTLPFLKIAPASVSSEHCSGEMSVPCQPFMCFHHIHGTNVRIDPSGTQATRVESFANGICFSREPLEPGQIFLVEIEEKELGWCGHLRVGLMARDPRSLDIVPEYSLPDLVNMGDSWVFAITRNHNRVLADGEENSKSGVVSGFLSDPYLKVGKFKIPRDKLVARSRPGRFSHILDELYKSNILPPTSRRSRIGVLYEPQSDGTHNMHIIINGEDMGASARGISAEKPLYAVVDVFASTKSVRVIQLEYGFPSLQTLCRLIIQKHVVHRLAIDWLDLPQLLKNFCKYE, encoded by the exons ATGCT AATTCTTGGTAGGTGTGAGCCAAGATTTCCTTTCCCTAAATGGAGCTGCCCTTCTGTGTGCAGCTGTCCAGGACAGATATGCTCCGTTACTCTgccctttttaaaaatagccCCAGCTAGTGTGTCATCTGAGCACTGTTCTGGGGAAATGTCTGTGCCCTGCCAGCCATTTATGTGTTTTCATCATATCCATGGTACAAATGTACGCATCGACCCATCAGGTACCCAAGCTACCAGGGTAGAGAGTTTTGCTAATGGCATCTGCTTTAGTCGGGAGCCCCTGGAACCTGGGCagatatttttggtggagaTTGAGGAAAAGGAGCTGGGATGGTGTGGTCACCTAAGAGTAGGTCTGATGGCCAGGGATCCTAGAAGTCTGGATATTGTACCAGAATATTCTCTGCCAGACCTGGTTAATATGGGCGACAGCTGGGTCTTTGCTATTACTCGAAACCACAACAGAGTGCTTGCCGATGGTGAAGAAAACAGCAAATCAGGAGTGGTAAGCGGGTTCTTATCAGACCCCTACCTAAAGGTTGGAAAGTTTAAAATCCCTCGTGACAAACTTGTGGCGCGAAGTAGGCCAGGGCGTTTCAGCCACATCTTGGATGAACTTTACAAGTCCAATATTCTACCACCAACGTCAAGAAGAAGTAGGATAGGGGTGTTGTACGAACCCCAGTCAGATGGAACCCACAACATGCACATCATCATCAATGGAGAAGACATGGGAGCCAGCGCACGTGGGATATCTGCGGAGAAGCCCCTTTATGCTGTTGTTGATGTCTTTGCCTCCACGAAGAGTGTCCGTGTTATCCAGTTAGAATATGGAT TTCCTTCATTGCAGACCCTGTGTCGTCTCATCATCCAGAAGCATGTGGTGCACAGATTAGCTATAGACTGGTTGGACCTGCCGCAGCTGCTGAAGAATTTCTGCAAAtatgaatga